CGATTCCCCGAGTCCGATCTGGGAACTGTTGCGCCGGAAGAACTTTCGGCGCTTCCCGGTATCCAGGAGGTGCTGGGTCTCTACGAGGTCGGTGAGCTGGCCGATTCCGGGCAGTGGGACCACGTCGTGGTGGACTGCGCGTCCACGGCCGACGCACTGCGCATGCTCACCCTGCCCGAGACGTTCGGCCTGTACCTGGAGCGGGCCTGGCCCCGGCACCGCCGCCTGTCCGGCACCGCCGATGCGGCCACTGCGACGATCGTGGCGCTCATGGAGCGCATCGACGCGGGGTTGCGCCGGGTCGGCTCGCTGCTCACCGACTCCTCGCGGGTCAGCGCCCACCTCGTGCTGACCCCGGAGCGGGTGGTGGCGGCCGAGGCGGCCCGCACACTGGGTTCCCTCGTGCTGATGGGTGTCGAGGTGGCCGAGCTGCTCGTCAATCAGGTTTTGGTTCAGGATGATTCGTTCGAGTACCACAACCTGCCCGCGCATCCCGCATTCGACTGGTACACCGAGCGGATCTCCGAACAGCAGGCAGTGCTCTCCGAACTCGACGCCACGATCGGCGACGTCACGCTCGTGCTGGTGCCGCACGTGGCGGGCGAGCCGATCGGTCCCAAGGCCCTCGCGGAGCTGCTCGACGCGGCGCGCAGGCGCGACGGGGCACCCCCACCCGGGCCGCTGAAGCCGATCGTGGACCGCGAATCCGGGTCCGGACTCGAAGCCATCTACCGGCTGCGTCTAGAGTTGCCGCAGGTCGACTCCGCCGCGTTGACGTTGGGCCGGGTCGACGACGACCTGATCATCGGAGTCGGCGCCATGCGACGCCGGGTACGGTTGGCGTCAGTCCTGCGACGCTGCATTGTCGTCGATGCGTCGTTGCGCGGTAGTCAGCTGACGGTGCGATTCCGTCCGAATCCGGAGGTGTGGCCGGCATGACGGAGGCTCATCCCGACCTCGGCCCGGAACTGCGCCACCTCGCACAGACCATCCTCGACCGGCTCGATCCCGCCGTGCGCATGGCCGCGGCGCGCGCCGCGGCCGCGGCCGCCGACGGTCCGGGGAAGTGCCAGCAGGTGTGGTGTCCGGTGTGCGCGCTGGCTGCCGTGGTGAACGGCGAACACCATCCGTTGCTGAATGTGATCGCCGAGCACAGCGTCGCGTTGCTCGCGGTGATCCGCGCACTGCTCGACGACACCGGTTCCGGCGGGGACACCCCTGGTCCCGATGGGGGTCCCAGCGACGGTCCCGGCGACGAGGGCCCGGGTCCCGAGTCCGACGACACGCCCCCGCCGGCGGGACCGGGCCGCTACCAGCACATCCCGGTCACCGTCGAGGAATGACCGTGCCGGGCCGCGTGGTGCGGCGACACCGCCCGCGCGGCGGTGCTGTGGTAGGCCCAACATCTGCTGGGTAAAGTTGTCGCAGAGCGCCGCCGGGTGCGTCGAGGTGGAGGGGTCCATGTGGTACTGGCTTTTCAAGTTCATCCTGTTGGGACCCCTGCTGGCGCTGCTCGGACGCCCGAAAGTCACTGGGCTGGAAAACGTTCCGGCTGACGGCCCGGCCATCCTCGCCAGCAACCACCTGGCGGTCATGGACAGCTTCTACCTTCCGCTGGTGGTGAGCCGCCGCATCACGTTCCTGGCCAAGAAGGAGTACTTCACCGGGACCGGGCTCAAGGGCCGCTTCCTGGCGTGGTTCTACACCGTCGTCGGTCAGGTGCCGATCGACCGCACCGACGCCGATTCGGCACAGGACGCGCTGAACACCGCCGAACGGATTCTGCGCGAGGGCAAGCTGCTCGGCATGTACCCCGAGGGCACCCGCTCGCCCGACGGCCGGCTCTACAAGGGCAAGACCGGCCTGGCCCGGCTCGCGCTGCAGACCGGTGTCCCGGTCATCCCGGTGGCCATGGTCGGCACCGACGTCGTCAACCCGCCCGGCCGCAAGGGCCTGCGGTTCGGCCACGTCGAGGTCCGCATCGGCAAGCCGATGGATTTCTCCCGCTTCGACGGGCTCGCGGGCAACCGCTTCATCGAACGCGCCGTCATCGACGAGGTCATGTACGAGCTGATGCGGCTGTCCGAGCAGGAGTACGTCGACATCTACGCCGCCGACATCAAGAAGGCGGACGAATCGGCACCGGCCAAGCCTGCTTCACGCCTGCCCGAGACCGCCGCGGGCTGAATCCGCCCACCACGCGAAAGACCGGTCAGCTGGCTTCGCCGCGGGCCAACGGCACCAGCGGCTCGGGTTCCGGGGCGCGTCCGGTGTGCGCACGTGACGTCGAGACCAGCCCGATGACCACGATCACCGCGAGCGCCCACCACACGTAGGAGCCACCCGCGAGCTGTCGCCACAGCGAGGCCGTGGTCTCCCGGTGTTCGGGCAGCAGCGTGATCGGCGTCCACACCGTCAGCGCCAGGCCGGCCGCGGTCAGCACCGTGAACCAGGCGCTGCGGCGACGGTAGGCCAGCGCGGCGGTCACCACGAGGACCGGCAGCATCCACACCCAGTGGTGCGACCACGACACCGGCGACACCACGAGGCCGAACATCGCGACGCACACGAGCGCGAGCACGGGTGCCTCGGTCGTCTGATCGGCGGTATCGCCCCGCAAGGCGCGGCTCGCGGCCCACACGGTGACCGCGAGCACCGCGAAGCACGCCAGCACCCAGAGGACGAACCGCGGATTCTCGCCGAGGCCGAGCCGCGCGAGTGCGCCCGCGATGTTCTGGTTCGTGTTGAGCGTCGCCGTCCCGATCCGGTCGGTGTTGCGGACGGTCTCGGTCCAGTACTCCACCGAGTCGCTCCACGCGAGCGCGAAACCCGCAAGCGACGCCACAACCGCGGTCGCCGCGGTCCGCAGCAGCGTGTGGATGTCACGACGCAACAGGAAGTACAGCAGGAACACCGCAGGGGTGAGTTTGAGCGCGATGGCAAGGCCGAGCAGCATGCCGCGGGGCCACGGGGTACGTCGCGGCACGCAGTCCGCGATCACCAGCGTCATCAGGACGACGTTGATCTGGCCGAACTCGAAGTTGGACCGGATCGGTTCGAGGTAGACGACCGCGGGGGCGACGATCGCCGCGGCCAGCCAGGCGCGGCGCATCCAGGCCGGCTCGGACGTCACGGTGGTGTGCGGCCACACGTCGAGCCGTGTGAGCACGATGGTCGTCGCGACGATCAGCAGCACCAGCGTCGTCGCGGTGATCGCCGAACTGGCCAACGGCAGCGACAGCCAGGCAAACGGCGCGAACGCGATCGCGGCCAACGGAGGATAGGTGAAGGGCAGGTCCAGCCCGCCCTGGGTGTGGAAGATGGCGCCGTCTGCGTAGAGCGGCCTGCCGTCGAGCCAGGCGCGCCCGCCCATGCGGTACACGTCGATGTCGATGCGGTAGGGAACGTGACCGAGGAGCCGCCACCCGACCCACAGCACCGCTGCCAACGTCAGCAGCTGGAAGAACCGCCACGCGATGGCGGGTGCCAAACCGGCCCCGCGGGGCGACTGCCGCTTACTCATCTCCAGCACAGACTATCTGTGGCCACCGCCGCTAGCCGCAACCACGGCCGCGACGCGCCCCATTGGGCGTAAGTTCTGAGACCGTGCAAGCGACCGTCCACCTCGAATTCGTCACGCGCGATCGCCTGCCGCTGGTGTGCTGCCTGCTGGCGTTCATCCTCACCTTCTTCGTGACCCGAACCGTGGTGCGTTACATCCGCAACCACGCCGACAGCGACCAGCCCCGCAAATGGTGGCAGCCTCACAACATCGCGCACGGAACCGTGCACATCCACCATGTGGTGATCGGTGTCGTGCTGGTGATGGTCTCGGGGGTAACCATGGTGACCCTGGCGGTAAACGGCGGAGTGGCCGAGTTCACGGTGGCCGCGACCATGTTCGGCATCGGCGCGGCGCTGGTTCTCGACGAGTTCGCGCTGATCCTGCACCTGTCCGACGTGTACTGGTCTGAGGACGGCCGCACATCGGTCGACGCGGTGTTCGCCGCGGTGGCCGTGGCCGGGTTGCTGATCATGGGGTTCAACCCGCTGTCGTTCTTCGACGTCGGGATCTGGCGCGAGGATCCCAGCTGGTTGATACGGACGGCGGTGGTGCTCCTGGCGGTGGTTACCCTGTTGCTGGCGGTGGTCGTACTGCTCAAGGGCAAGGTGTGGACGGGTCTGGTGGGCATGTTCATCACCCCGCTGCTGTTCATCGGCGCCATCCGGTTGTCGCGGCCGCACGCGCCGTGGGCGCGGTGGCGCTACACCAAGCGGCCCCGCAAGATGCACCGCGCGCTGGAGCGGGAACGATGGCTGCGACGTCCGGTGGTGCAGGCCAAACTCTGGCTGCAGGACGCCATCACCGGGATGCCGAAGTTTCCCGATGACGCGGCGGTCGACGAGCAACTGGACCGGGAGATCCACGCCGCGCCCGCCCCGGGGGCAGCGATCGAGGCGAAGACCGAGCCCGATATCGACGCCGATGTCGAGGCCGGTATGGCGAAGACGGAACGGACGAGGCGAACTGGTTCATGCGGTACTTCTACGACACCGAGTTCATCGACGACGGACGCACGATCGAGCTGATCTCGATCGGCGTCGCGGCCGAGGACGGGCGCGAGTACTACGCGATCTCGACGGAGTTCAACCCCGACCGGGCCGGCCGGTGGGTGCGCAAGCACGTGCTGCCCAAGCTGCCGTCGCCGTCGTCGAAGCTGTGGCGCTCACGGCGGCAGATCCGTGCCGAGCTGGAGGAGTTCTTCGGCATCGACGGTGACGAGCCCATCGAGTTGTGGGCGTGGGTGGGGGCGTACGACCACGTCGTCCTGTGCCAGTTGTGGGGGCCGATGACCGATCTGCCGCCGGCGATGCCGCGGTTCACGCGGGAACTGCGCCAGTTATGGGAGGACCACGGGTCGCCGCGCATGCCGGCGCGGCCGACCGATGCGCACGACGCGCTGGTCGACGCGCGGCACAACCTGCACCGCTTCCAGCTCATCACGCAGGCTCAGAAAACCCCGCTTTACCGGCAGTTACCATGAACGGGTGAACTGGACCGTCGACATCCCCATCGACCAGCTACCGCCGTTGCCGCCGCTGTCCGACGAGCTCCGGCAACGGCTGGATTCGGCACTGGCCAAGCCGGCTGTCCAGCAGCCCAGCTGGGACCCGGATGCCGCGAAGGCCATGCGCACGGTCCTGGAGAGCGTGCCGCCGGTGACCGTGCCGTCGGAGATCGAAAGGCTCAAGGGCCTGCTCGCCGACGTCGCCCAGGGCAAAGCGTTCCTGCTGCAGGGCGGTGACTGCGCCGAGACGTTCGTCGACAACACCGAACCGCACATCCGGGCCAACATCCGCACGCTGCTGCAGATGGCGGTCGTGCTGACCTACGGCGCGAGCATGCCGGTGGTCAAGGTGGCGCGCATCGCGGGGCAGTACGCCAAGCCGCGATCCTCCGATGTCGACGCCCTCGGGCTCAAGTCCTACCGCGGCGACATGATCAACGGTTTCGCCCCCGATGCCGCGGCCCGCGAGCATGATCCGTCGCGCCTGGTGCGCGCCTACGCCAATGCGAGTGCGGCGATGAACCTCGTGCGGGCGCTGACCTCGTCGGGGTTGGCGTCGCTGCACCTGGTGCACGACTGGAACCGCGAGTTCGTCCGCACGTCGCCGGCCGGTGCCCGTTACGAGGCGTTGGCCGGTGAGATCGACCGTGGCCTGAACTTCATGTCGGCCTGCGGCGTCGCCGACCGCAACCTGCAGACCGCCGAGATCTACGCCAGCCACGAGGCCCTGGTCCTCGACTACGAGCGGGCCATGCTGCGGCTGTCCAACGACGCCGAGACCGACGGCGGTCCGGCCAAGCTGTACGACCAGTCCGCGCACTACCTGTGGATCGGTGAGCGCACACGGCAACTCGACGGCGCGCACGTCGCGTTCGCCGAGGTCATCGCCAACCCGATCGGCGTGAAACTCGGCCCGACGACCACTCCGGAACTCGCCGTCGAGTACGTCGAGCGTCTCGACCCGAACAACGAGCCGGGCCGCCTGACGCTGGTGACCCGCATGGGCAACAACAAGGTGCGCGACCTGCTGCCGCCGATCATCGAGAAGGTGCAGGCCACCGGCCACCAGGTCATCTGGCAGTGCGATCCCATGCACGGCAACACCCACGAGTCGTCGACTGGTTACAAGACCAGACACTTCGACCGCATCGTCGACGAGGTGCAGGGCTTCTTCGAGGTGCACCATGCGCTGGGGACCCATCCCGGCGGCATCCACGTCGAGATCACCGGTGAGAACGTCACCGAGTGTCTCGGTGGGGCGCAGGACATTTCGGATTCCGACCTGGCCGGCCGCTACGAGACGGCGTGCGACCCGCGCCTCAACACCCAGCAGAGCCTGGAACTGGCGTTCCTGGTCGCGGAGATGCTCCGCGATTAGACCGGGGCGGAGATGCTCCGCGATTAGACCGGGGCGGAGATGCTCCGCGATTAGACCGGCGACCGCCGACCGGGCATCACTGGATCAGGGTGGCGATGTTGCTGCCCAGCGTCCAGGCCGCCGCGGCCGCCAGGCCGGTGAGGGTGAGCACCGCGATCACCCAGAACAGCAGCACACGCTTGGCGCGCTGGCGTGCCCAGTAGAACTCGGCCATGTCGATGCCCGCGAATTGCCCTGACACCGTTGCGTATTCGTAGTCGGCGTGATCGGCATAGTCAGGGTCGGCGGGAATCGGCGCCCAATCGTGCTGATCCCGGGTGATCTCCCGAGTGTGCTGCCGCGGCGCCGGTGCGGGCACAGGTGGTGGCGGTGGCGGGACCTCGGCGGTGGTCTCCAGATCCGGTCGCGGGCGGTTGTGGAACCGCGTCGCCGCGAGGTGCTGGGCCGAGTTGCGGGGTGCGGGCACCCGGAACGGCGGCAGGCCCAGTTCGTCGATGATGACCTCGAGTGCGGCGCCCATCTCGCCGGCGTCCGCGTAGCGGCCGGCCGGGTCGCGCGTCGCGGCGCGTCGCACCAGGTCATCGAATTGCCTTGGGACACCGGCGATCTTCGTGCTCGGTGGCGGTACGTCGTGATCCATGCGCTGGTAGGCCACGGCCAGCGCGGTGTCGCCGGTGAACGGCGTCGTGCCGGTGAGCAGTTCGAAGATCAGGATTCCGACGGCGTAGACGTCGCTGCGGGGATCGGCGTCGCCGGTGGCGACCTGCTCGGGGGACAGGTACGCCGCAGTGCCCAATATCACGCTGGTGGAGGTGATTTTGGCCTCCGCGACCGCGCGCACCAATCCGAAGTCGGCGATCTTGACCTCGCCGTCGTCGGAGATCAACACGTTCTCGGGCTTGATGTCACGGTGCACCAGTCCGTTGCGGTGCGCGACCGCGAGCCCGCCCAGCACCGGCTCCAGCACCGCGGCGACCGCATGTGGGGGCATCGGGCCGCGTTCGGTGAGCAGTTCCCGCAGGGTGCCGCCCTCGATGAGTTCCATCACCAGGAACGGGTACTGCCGGTCGGCCCGGCGGTCGAGTCCCTGGTCGTACACCGCCACGAGCCCGGGCGCCTTGAGCCGGGCCACGGCCCTGGCCTCACGCTGGAACCTGGTGAGAAAGTGCTCGTCGCCGGCATACCGGGAGTCCATGACCTTCAACGCGACCGGACGGTCCAGGCGGGTGTCGAGCCCCCGGTACACCGTCGACATCCCACCGGTGGCGATGGGCACGTCCACGCGGTACCGCCCGTCCAACAGGCTGTCGACGAGCGGATCCGATTGCTGCTCCACCGAACACATGTTACGAGTCGGGGGCGGCAGCCTAGAATCAGTGCGGTGAGCAGTATTCCGGCCGCCGATGACGTACTGGATCCCGACGAGGCCGTCTATGACCTTCCGACCGTCGCCGACATCCTCGGCATCCCGGTCACCAAAGTCCACCAGCAGTTGCGCGACGGACAGCTGATCGCCGTGCGGCGAAACGGCGTCGTGGCCGTGCCCAAGATCTTCTTCGACCAGAGCGGCCATGTGGTCAAGTCCCTGCCGGGATTGCTGGTGGTCCTGCGTGACGGCGGCTACCGCGCCAACGAGATCATGCGCTGGTTGTTCACCCCGGACGATTCCCTGACCATCACGCGCGACGGCACCACCGAGCAGCTGACGAACGCGCGTCCCGTCGACGCGCTGCACTCACACCAGGCGCGTGAGGTGGTACGCCGCGCCCAGGCGATGGCTTATTGACGGCTCGCCGTCGTGGCCTGTTGACGGCCCGCCGTCGTGGCCTATTGACGGCCCGCCGTTCCCTCCGGCGCCCGGTACAGCGAGTACCACGCCACCACCGCGCATGCCGTCGTCAGCAGCACGTGTGCCCATGAGTACATGCCATGGGCGCCATCGGGTTTCCACATGACCATGATCCACGTCGAGAACCCCGCGACGGCCGCGATACCCGGCCGGGTCTGGACCAGGGCCGCGGCGACGGCCAAGGGCCAGGTGTAGTACCACGGGAGTGCGGCCGGGACGAACAGCACCACGACCACCATGGCCAACGCGATCCCCGTGAGCGCCTCACGATCGGTGTGGCGGTAGCGCCACCACAGCAGCGGTAGGGCGATGACGATCGCCGCGATGCCGATGATGCGCGCGACCTCGAGGACCGCGTAGAAGTTCACCGGGAACAGCAACCCGCCGATCGCGTTGATGAGGTTCGACGCCGCGGTGGGCACGGTCAGCCAATTGATGATCTTCACCGAACCGGCCAGCGCCGTCAGCCAGCCGAGCCCGACACCGGCCATCAGCGACAGCACCGCGAACACCGCACCGAAGATCAGCACCGACGCCGCGGTGGACACGGCGAACGCGCGTACCGGCGGCATGTCGTGGCGCTCGCGCAGCTGACGCATCCACACCCACACCATGAACGGAAGCGCCAGGCCCGCCGTGGCTTTCACCGCGACGGCAGTGGCGATGAGGCCGACGCCCCAGATCGGGCGCCCGGCGAAGGTCAGCGCGATCGCGGCCATCATCAGCCCGACCATGAGCATCTCGTTGTGGACGCCGCCCATGAGATGGATGATCACCAGCGGGTTGAGGACGCAGATCCACAACGCCGCCGCCCCGCTGGCCCCGACGTGACGGGCCACCCGCGGGGCCGCCCAGATCAGCAGCGCCAGGCCGGGCAGCATGCACAGCCGCAGCAGCATCGTGCCCGCCACCACGTCGTTGCCCACGAGCATGGTGACGAACTTGGCCACCAGGATGAACGCGGGCCCGTACGGCGCCGTCGTCGTGGTCCAGATGGGACTCACGTTCTCCAGCAACGAGTTCGGGTTTTCGACCGGTCCCACCACGTAGGGGTCGAATCCGTCGCGCAGCAGCGCGCCCTGCGCGAGATAGGAGTACGTGTCACGGCTGAACAGGGGGACCGACAACAGCAGCGGCGCCAACCAGAACCCGGTGGTGGCGATCATCGTGTACTCGGTTGCGGTGCGGTCGATCACGCGCCGTCCCAGCCAAAGCCACGCGATGAGCATGAGCGCGACACCGGTCCACAGCAGGACCGACGACAGCACCAGGCCGTGCCCGAACCGCAGCCACGACAGGTGCAGCGACTCCAGCAGTGGGTCGTGCAGACGCGTGCTGCCCGCCCCGAGCCCGCCGATGGTCAGGACGGTGGCGCCGAGGCAGCCGAGCAGTGCCGGTCGCGCCTCGGGCGATACGGCAAATGAGGCCAGGCGTGAAATGTGCTGAGCCAGGCCGGTGTTCGGATTGTGGGTGTCGGTTGGTGTCATGTCGGTGGACTGTCGAGCCCGGCGTCTAGGCCGTGCGGTTGGCGGCCAATCGGGCGAGCTCGGACAGACCGGCCTTGGCCTGTGGGTGGACCTGCGCGGCCGCGAGCACTTCGAGGGCGTTGCGGGTGAGCGTCTCGATGCGCTGCTCGACGGCGGCGAGCGCGCCGACCGATTCGATGGCGTCGCACAGCTCGCGCACCTGGGCATCGGACAGCTCGGTGCCGACCGAGCTGCGGAGCAACTGGGCGGCTGCGGGATCGGACCGGTCGGCCAGCTCCAGCGCCTCGGCGAGCAGGACCGTGCGCTTGCCGGACCGCAGATCATCGCCCGAGGGTTTACCGGTGACCGCGGGGTCGCCGAACACGCCGAGCACGTCGTCCCGCAGCTGGAACGCGACACCGAGGTCGTTGCCGATGCGGTGGAAGAGGTCCTGGACGTCGGGGCGGTCGGCGGCCGCGGCCGCGCCGAGCTGCAGGGGGCGTGCCACGGTGTAGGACGCGGTCTTGTAGGTGTTGACGTTCAATGCCGACGCGACCGACTCGTCGCCGCTGGATTCGGTGACGATGTCGAGGTACTGACCGCCGAGCACCTCTGTGCGGATGTGCCGCCACACCGTCTGGACGCGGCGGTGCGCGTCGACGGGCAGGTCGGCGCCCGCCACGATGTCGTCGGCCCACGACAACGCGAGGTCCCCGGCGAGGATCGCCGCCGAGAGGCCGAACTGCCGGTCAGAACCGCGCCAACTGCGGTTGCGGTGCTGATCGGTGAACAACCGGTGCACGGTCGGCAGGCCGCGTCGGGTGGCGGAGTCATCGATGACGTCGTCATGGATCAGCGCGCAGGCCTGCAGCAGTTCGAGCGCCGAGAACAGGCGCAGCACCTCGGGCCCGGCGACGGCATCGGCCGGTTCGACGACGGCGCGCCAGCCCCAGTAGGCGAACGCAGGGCGTACGCGCTTGCCCCCGCGCAGGACGAACTCTTCGACGCCTGCGGTCAGTTCGGCGTACTGCGCTCCGATGTATGCGCAGTCACGGCGACGTTCGCGAAGGTAATCGCGCAACTGCTCGGTGACGGCGCCGGCCAACTCGGCGGCTGACGGTGCCGCTGTATCCACGCTCAGCGCCCGCCCCTTTCTCCTCGTGTGTTGCCAGGTGTGTTGCCGATGCCCCCGAGCCCATCCAGGGTAAAGCGTCGTGCCGGATCCGGCGTAGGCGAGGACGGCGGAGAAGCGGGTCCGAGTATTCGGTGGTTCGCCACCGTCACGTCCCGGTGGTCACCGGATCACCTGGTTTGGGTGACTGGTCGCGACTCACGTAGGCCAGCCCGCCGACCACCCCGGAGACCAGGAATGCCGCGATGACCAGCCAGATCGCCGCGGTGGTGAAGGACCGTGCGCTGGGGTCGGTGTAGCGGGCCTGTGCGTTCATGGTCGTCACGACACCTGGGCGCAGCTTCCATTCCACGATCGACGACGTGACCTGATCGCCGTTGGTCGACATCACCTCGCCCGGGAACGAGACCGTCATCAGCACGTCGGCCTCCGGGTCGTTCATCGACGTGAGGTCGACGCGCCCTTCGAGGATCACCAGGTCGCCGGCGCGACGCAGTGAGATGTCGACGCCTGCGGCGTCGCGGCTCAACGCCGCCAGCTGCGGCACCTCGGCGAAGGACAGGTCCGAGAACACCGCCTGTGAGCCGACGTAGTCGTCGCGGCTGTACTCCGACACCGCGACCTTGTGTGCGAACGGCAGATTGTTGACCAGTTGCGGGCCCTTGTCGTCGCCGTCGCGGGCCTTGGCCGCGGCGATGATCTGGCCGGACACGCGGTCGTCGGGTGACACCGTGATGGAGGCCCGGACCCGTACGCAGCCGACCGCGGTCGGCAACACGAGCAGCAACAACATCACCAACACGAGCAGCCTGCGGCGGCTGCGGCTGGGCGGTCGGACGCGCACGGAGGTCATCGTGCCAGATCGGCGCGCGCCGGTTCGACCGGTCGCGGTCGAACCGTCAGAGCGGCAGGGGCCGGCCGAGGATCGCGAAGGGGCGCGGGTCTCCCGCGAAGTGGTAGCCGCGTATCACATCGGTGAACCCGAGGCGACGGTACAGACGCCAGGCCCGATTGGCCTCGCCGTTGATCTCCGGCGTCGACAACAGCACGTGAGATTCGCCACGGTCGGCGAGTAGTCGGCGCGCCAGCGCCTCGCCGAGACCGCGGCCCTGCGCGCGCGGTTCGATGTGCAGTTCGGTCAGCTCGAAGTAGCTGGACATGAGCCGGGAGATGTGTTCGCGGCTCGCGCCGACGCGGTGAAGACCGGACACCACCTGTTGCTGCCACCACTGATCGGGTGCCCCGCAGTAGCCGTAGGCGATGCCCAGCAGGGGAGCGCCGACGAGCTCCGCGCGCGACGGCGGTGCATCGGGACCGTCCTCCCTGGGTCCGAATTCCACTGCTGCAACGGCCTTCCAGCCCTGGCGGCGGGTGTGTTCGAGCCACAGCGCCGCACGCTGTTCCTCGGTGCCGCGGGGGTAACGCATCGCGTCGACGTAGACGCGCAGCGCGTCGGGAAGCCTGTGCTGCATGTCCTCGG
This genomic window from Mycolicibacterium goodii contains:
- the idsA2 gene encoding bifunctional (2E,6E)-farnesyl/geranyl diphosphate synthase; the protein is MDTAAPSAAELAGAVTEQLRDYLRERRRDCAYIGAQYAELTAGVEEFVLRGGKRVRPAFAYWGWRAVVEPADAVAGPEVLRLFSALELLQACALIHDDVIDDSATRRGLPTVHRLFTDQHRNRSWRGSDRQFGLSAAILAGDLALSWADDIVAGADLPVDAHRRVQTVWRHIRTEVLGGQYLDIVTESSGDESVASALNVNTYKTASYTVARPLQLGAAAAADRPDVQDLFHRIGNDLGVAFQLRDDVLGVFGDPAVTGKPSGDDLRSGKRTVLLAEALELADRSDPAAAQLLRSSVGTELSDAQVRELCDAIESVGALAAVEQRIETLTRNALEVLAAAQVHPQAKAGLSELARLAANRTA
- a CDS encoding LppM family (lipo)protein; this translates as MTSVRVRPPSRSRRRLLVLVMLLLLVLPTAVGCVRVRASITVSPDDRVSGQIIAAAKARDGDDKGPQLVNNLPFAHKVAVSEYSRDDYVGSQAVFSDLSFAEVPQLAALSRDAAGVDISLRRAGDLVILEGRVDLTSMNDPEADVLMTVSFPGEVMSTNGDQVTSSIVEWKLRPGVVTTMNAQARYTDPSARSFTTAAIWLVIAAFLVSGVVGGLAYVSRDQSPKPGDPVTTGT
- a CDS encoding GNAT family N-acetyltransferase, whose translation is MAAYLIDLSPEDMQHRLPDALRVYVDAMRYPRGTEEQRAALWLEHTRRQGWKAVAAVEFGPREDGPDAPPSRAELVGAPLLGIAYGYCGAPDQWWQQQVVSGLHRVGASREHISRLMSSYFELTELHIEPRAQGRGLGEALARRLLADRGESHVLLSTPEINGEANRAWRLYRRLGFTDVIRGYHFAGDPRPFAILGRPLPL